A genomic segment from Glycine soja cultivar W05 chromosome 20, ASM419377v2, whole genome shotgun sequence encodes:
- the LOC114401750 gene encoding glycine-rich RNA-binding protein GRP1A-like, with protein sequence MGGNRGSSGGGKGGGGGNSSKGGGGGGGGNSSKGGGGGGGGGSGGYMKAPGGDGAYISRGTFENNPQGYFSGLHAGEKGNK encoded by the coding sequence ATGGGTGGAAACCGCGGTAGCAGTGGTGGTGGGAAAGGTGGCGGTGGAGGAAATTCTAGCAAAGGCGGTGGCGGTGGCGGTGGAGGAAATTCTAGCAAAGGcggtggcggtggtggtggtggtggttcaGGGGGATATATGAAAGCCCCTGGTGGTGATGGAGCTTACATTTCAAGGGGAACATTTGAAAACAACCCTCAGGGGTATTTCAGTGGCTTGCATGCTGGAGAAAAGGGCAACAAGTAG
- the LOC114402287 gene encoding uncharacterized protein LOC114402287 has protein sequence MGNYVSCTLAPPLMKNSKATRVIIPTGEVKQFREIVKAAELMLEHPSYFLVNSRSLHIGRRFSALGADEELESGNVYIFFPMRRVNSVVTPTDMAVLFLAANSAAKRLSGGKARVLPDNCDGGAWQHKEESSKDGSLSEIPRLSLEGVESGFQCRLNYCRSRKPVLETINEEPVRLR, from the coding sequence ATGGGCAACTACGTTTCATGCACTTTGGCGCCTCCTTTGATGAAGAACTCCAAGGCCACGAGGGTCATCATTCCCACCGGTGAAGTGAAGCAATTCAGAGAGATCGTGAAGGCTGCGGAGCTCATGCTCGAACACCCCAGCTATTTCCTCGTTAATTCTCGTTCTTTGCATATAGGAAGAAGATTCTCTGCTCTCGGTGCTGATGAAGAGTTGGAGTCTGGCAACGTGTATATTTTCTTCCCAATGAGGAGAGTGAACTCCGTTGTCACCCCCACCGACATGGCGGTACTCTTTTTGGCTGCCAACTCCGCCGCCAAGAGATTGTCTGGTGGAAAGGCACGTGTTCTCCCGGACAACTGCGACGGCGGAGCATGGCAACATAAAGAAGAGAGTTCAAAAGATGGAAGTTTAAGTGAGATTCCAAGGTTGAGTTTGGAAGGAGTCGAGTCAGGGTTTCAGTGTAGGTTAAATTATTGTAGGTCAAGGAAGCCTGTTTTGGAGACTATAAATGAGGAACCTGTTAGGTTACGGTGA